In the genome of Lathyrus oleraceus cultivar Zhongwan6 chromosome 4, CAAS_Psat_ZW6_1.0, whole genome shotgun sequence, the window GCGCATAATAAGAAACGCTTTCAGGTCTTCTGCATATTAGGGGAGGGGGGAGGGGAGAGAAATCCCTCGCCTTAACCTAGTTTGGGAGACCAGGGGAGTGTTTTTGAAGGGAAAGGAGACATATGACTAATATTATGTTTCCATTGTATTATAAAAAGAGGGAAAGGATTTGAAAAACTACCATGATATATGATCATATAACAATTCAATTGCACTTCATTCTTTTTTTGAAACATTTTTTAGCTTGTTAACTTAGAAAAGAAAAATAAGTCCTCCTCTCCCTTCCAAAATCCCCCTCCCAAACAGACTCTATATATGACATTGTATCAAGATGTAGGATCAAGCTTATTAATGGAGATGTCTTTCGTTTTGAGCTCCCACTGACTTCCTAACGTTAGTTTCAAACCAAAAGTCAAGATCTTTTCATGCAGTCATCTTAATTTCATGGTAATTGACCTTTTGACCGGGTAGTAATATAAGAATATTCTTTCCAATGGTAGAAGCATTGTGGAGGACAATTGAGGCTatatttcttgattctattaTCCTGTTAATTTGATCATGCAATAAGTCTTCTCTCATTTATTTCCTTAACGTCAGAGTTTCCCCTCTATGGGGAATTTGTCTCTTCATTCATTGTTTTCTGTTTACAATATGGGTTTTAGATGAAAGAAGAAGAAATATGATAGTGTAATATGGTAAACACTATTCCATTATTATAGGGATACAAGACTTCTAGTCctaaataaacaaataaacaaaattaGGGGACCAATCACGATAAATATTAAGTAACACAGAAACTGATCTTAGGAGATATTCTAAGATGAGAAACACACCTTACAAGATAAACTTAGATACTCTAACATACTATCAAGATATTATAAGATAGTTTCTTATATTCTAACATTATCTTTGTTACTAGTTTGTGATTCAAACTTTGCAACTGTTTTACCTAACTTTGCAGAGGGGAGACCAGATCGAACAGGTTTAAGGCTGTCCAATGAGCTGGCCAAGCTTGATGTTCCTGTGAAACTTGTGATAGACTCTGCAGTGGCTTATACCATGGATGATGTGGACATGGTATTTGTCGGGGCAGATGGAGTTGTTGAAAGTGGTGGTATAATTAATATGATGGGAACATATCAAATTGCGTTGGTTGCAAAGAGTATGAATAAACCAGTTTATGTGGCTGCTGAAAGCTACAAGGTGCATTTGACTATTTACTACTTATAATTATCAATCTAATATTTTAGTTGTTGCTTCCTCTGTTCTTAAATATAGAACCTTGTTAACTAAATCACGAGAATTAAGGAAGTTGAAAAATGAAAGGTGTCCTAGAAAAAGGAACAATGGAAAATCTAGGGTCTTATATTAGGAACAAAGAGAGTACTTTAGAATGGCTGCATTATATGCGAATTGGTTTTGTATAATTACATGTTTTGTATGTGTTACTCTGCAGTTTGCTCGTCATTACCCTCTCGACCAAAAGGATTTGGCACCCGCCCTACGACCAGTTGATTTTGGTGTACCTATTCCATCCAAGGTTGAGGTCGAATGCTCTGCCCGGGATTATACTCCTCCTCAGTATTTGACTTTGCTTTTCACAGATTTAGGCGTTCTTACTCCATCAGTTGTTAGCGATGAACTCATCCAGCTATACTTATAATCATCCTCATATGGTTCTCTTCTGATTTTTATAATGTTGGCCTCAGATAAAGATAGTTTCTCTTATGAAACCGCTTTGTAATACAAGTATGTGCATTGACAACTTCAGTATCACTGGGGAGAGTTTCTATTGCATTTGTTAGGTCTAGTTTCTAAGAAATGCAAGGGCTGCAAGTTCAACCTAATATTTGCTAGTCATTATTACCATGCATCCAATTTTGGTTATTTGCTTTTCCATGTAATCATAAGAGAGAATTCTGTTCAAGATACTGTTAGACACTAAATGTGAATTCTTCTTCCAGACGCCGTTCAAATTGTTGTTTATGTAGGACTGACCCTTTCCGCCAGATGGTTTACCATGCATACAGCTCTCACTACAGACTACAATTGTTGTTGTTCATATTTTAGTGTATCTGCCTATCATTTCATATCTTGTAGATTTTCCTTGAGGACATTGAattgcttttttttttttatgcaacACTCTACTTGAGTTGAATGTGTATGTGCTTCATGAATTCAAAACTTATTCTTATGAAAGTTGATGTTGGGGATCTTATTTACTCATAAGAAAAGTAAAGAGCAACATCTTACATATAAAAACACCTTTTTGAGGTGATACAGTAGGGTTTAGGGTACAGGTAAATTGTTTCACTGGTTTTGTGATTTTTTGGGAAGAAACATATTTCTGAGGTCTGCAGCATCAACCTCTCCAAAGTGATTCTCTGGAATCCAGTTTCCAGTCTTAGGATCTTTCATCCAAAAGATTGTTCCATCTTTATTGCCCACTGAAGTTGATTCATTCCCCACATTTGCCTTCACCACTTCCACATTGGTCTTTGCCACTTGCATCCTTATACTTTTTGCTACAACTGCATAGGATTGCTTTCTGCATCATTGTTCCAAAATTTAATAAACAAATAAAGGGGAAATAAATTGAAAGCAAATAATCACATGAAGGGCATGCAAGTAGGCATGGTAACTAGGGGTGGAAATAGGGTAGGTGCCTATGACTTAGTCAACTCAGGTCAGGCTAACCTTTTTTTTGAATAGAAATGGTTTAAGTTTTTTTTAATAAATCTATTTAGTAAAAAAATTAGGTCTTGGATCATTAAAAAAAACTTTTAAGCCTATCAGATTGATCTATTTAAATAAATatgataattttttttattatgataattttttttattatcattattatgttatcttttgtattttgaattaaaatatataaataaaatttattttgGAGAACTTATGAAAATAAGATGAAAATATCTTATGAATAATGTTATAAGTTGTTTTCAAAAGTTCTCTTAAACAAATAGTTTTACAAAATTTATGCTAATAGATAAGTTAAAATAAGTTAATGCAAATAAATTTAGTTTCATTGGGGTGTGTTTGTTTCAAGGTTTTAAAAAATATTTCTGGGAATATTGTCATGGGAATGCAACATTCCCATGTTTgattcaattttttaaaaattattcCAAGGTATATTTTATTCCCAGGAACTTTATTTTCACAtgattcttttatttttattccaaGGTTTAAAGGGTGGGAATCCAACATTCCCATAAGAATAAAATTCAACTAACTACAACTCCCCACTACTACtcacatttatttatttattttattttttataatttttaaattaaataaatattataaacaTTCCTAAAAAATTTAGTTTTTACCAAACACTTGGATAGGAATATTATTCCAAGTAATAATAATGATGGGAATAAGATTCCAAGGAATGTTACTTCTAAATTTGAAACAAACACACCCTTGGTCTTTTAGTTTATTAGTCTATTTAAATATTATTTGAATTGCTTATTTATATATGTTTAAAATAAATAGACTTTTATGTATGCTAACAGACTAATCAGATATTTATTTAAAAATGTCATATTCGAGTCTAAAAATAAGCCTATAGCATACTGCAGGTTAGGCTTAGGCTCATTTTTTTTAAAAGACAAACTTAAACTTTACAAATTTAACTTGACCCGGTCTATTTTCGCCCCTAATGACAATGAGACCGCGATAGTCTATTTCGTATTCAAACTTAAATCCCATTTGAATACTTATTCGTCGTTCCGTGGATAAATAATTTAACTTGAAACATGTCACACCAAACAAGTTCGAGTATCCCACCCCGTCTCATCCTCAcatttgaatcaattttttaatttaaaatagttttttttttcaaattaataaTTTGTCTCAAACTCTaacaaatattaaaaataataaattaaacaATTATGTaaattttataatatatattttaaatattttaaataataaactACAAACAAAAATATCATGTAGTAAAAGAAattaatattataaattataaaaataaaatattttaaattatcaaTGAAGTGTGATTGGGATGAATACTAATATCCTCATTATCCACTCCATACTTATCTTTTAAAATCGAAaaaaaattcaattcaaatttAAATTCAATCAAAATGAATTTGTCTCGTTAAATTTAGAGCGGATTCGTGCAGTATCAGCAGGTACGTGTTTTGTTGCCAAGTCTATAtgcaaaaacaaaacaaaaactAAGGAGAATATATATGTTTCTAACCTGAGATAGTGAAGATGATTGGCAGCAATATTAGACATTATGAAAAAACAAATGCTAAAAGTAGAAAACGAAGAGTAAGTTATGGAGAAGAGTTTGTAAGAAAGAGTTTATATATAAACATTTTGTGAATGAAAGTTTGGTCACGTTAAGATTATGGCATATCTCAAGCATTATTGAGCATTTAATTTTGTCCACAGTCACAAAATTGTGTATGTGAAGATTATTGTTAGGGGAATGAGATACTtcatttaaataaaataaaataaaaaacttcATGTATCTTATTAGGAAATcttaataaaaatatttttagataTCTTGTAGAATCAGGAGATGAGAGATTCTAAGCCAACTTGAATGGATTACAGGCATTATAAAGCCATATAGATACTGATTCTAATTTGTGGTTATCAGCACAACAGTTCCTTGTAAGGAAAGTTATCTCAAGAATACCAAACTTTTAGGTACTCATTATTAAATCAAAGTTGAATCATATCTGAAAACAGTAAGTTGAAAGCACAAATTCTATCTATTAgaataaattaattaataaacCTTCATAATAAATACATAATTAACTTTATTGCTAATTCATTTACTAAAATATGTATCAATTTCAAATATAGTTGATATTATTTTTATAccaaaaaaatatttaatatttattttgtaTTATTGTAAAAACAAATAGATTTTAAGAAATTCATACTGGAGTCGCAGTGGCGAAGTCTGGTGGTCGGGGCTCGGGTTCGATGGAGCTTTTGCGGATGGTGAGTTAGCGGTGGAAGTTGGTCGATGGCAAGGCACGACTGGGCAAAGGTTTGGGTCGGCCTGCAGCGGTTTGAGTTTTTAGTCACCCTGTCTACTTTTCTCATTTCGTATATTTTGAGCTTCTTCGTTTTGGTTCGTGGATCCGTTTGTTGATGAGTTGAGTTTCTGCGCTTGTTATGAATTTGATAAATATGCATCTCTTGCATTTTTCTCTTCACAACCTTTAGAACGTTAGAGCTGAAGACAAATATGACAAGGGTTTGAGAATCATAGTGGTAATATTAGAGAGTCAAGGATAAGTTCTTAAGAATGTGTTCTTGAAATTTTTGAAATCCAGATATTTAATGGGGATCGAGAAACACTTCTAAACACATTGGCCTTGTGGGATACATATATAGAAAATTGGAGAGATTGAGAGACATTTGGGTATAAAATAAGGTTTGTTCTTGGGAATTTGCGTGACTATTTTATTTAACTCACTTGTAATCTTTTGTAACAACTCTTGGAAGTATAGTGAATAAGAGGGGTTGCTCTCTCCACCATAAAGATCGTTTGATCGAACTGGATAAACAAGTTATTATATTTCTTGTCTTATATCTTCTTCTTCCAAGTTATTTTTTATCGAACTTGTGTTGTATTATTTCATAGAGAGTTATTTTTATTGAAGACTATTTATTGGGTTGTCGTTGTTATTTATCCTTACACATCAAATTTCTTGATGTGATTGAACCTTTCAGCTTCACGACAAGTTACGACCAACATGGGACAAATATGTGTTGTTTACAAGTGACCACCACAAGTTCTAAATGGGAGACCGAGAGGTTTTTTAAGACAACAATTGTGTGTTGTGGAAAGTGAAGATGAAAACAATCTTAACTCAAGATAAATGTATTGAAGTattgaatggtgatgtattgaTGGTTGCACGCCTAACAAAAGAAGAGAATGCCAAGGTGGTGGATAACGCACAAAGTGTCATTATCTTTTTTTTTAAGTGTACCTTAAAACCTTAAATAATGAAGAGAAAGAAAATATATTTCGAGATTGCAAAAAAGTAATAAAAGCAGTCATAATGTTGTTAGAAGGCGTCAGACCCACAGATAGGCGGTCCGTTAAATATGGGCACCAACGGCGGGACACAACCTTCGAAAATAAAAAATCGACGACAATTTGGTTGGGCGATGTCCATGATAATTCACAAAGGTTCGCATTTTTTATCATCTTATCCAATTTCCTCGATTCGTGTATTTTGGGCTTCTTCGTTTCTATTCGTGGATCCATTCGTTAATGAGTATATTTTTGGGCTTGTTATAGATTTGTTAGATTTCAGCAATTATAAATATATATCTCTTGTATTGTTGTTATCACAACCTTTAAAAAAATTAAGTTGAAGACAGAGAGAATGATTTTGAAATCCTAGTGGTAATCTTAGAGAGGTAAGGGTAATTTTTAAGAGCGTGTTTTAGAAATTTGAGAAATCCTTTGAGATATTTAAGGGAAATTGAGAATCACTTCTAAACACTTTGACTTTGTGTGAATTATATATAGAGAGAGTTGGAGAGATTGAAAAACACTTAGGTAGAATATAGGGTTTGTTCTTGGAAACTTCAGTGGTTGTTTTCTTGTAACTCATTTGTACTCTTTTGTAACAACTCTTCGAAGTATAATGAATCTGACAGTTGTTATCTTTCCCATAGTTGATCGTTTGATTGAATTGGATAAACAAATTATTGTGTTTATCATCTTTATTTATCTTTTTCTGTCAAATTAAATTGGTATCTTATTGCACAAAAAGCTAATTTTTTATGAAGACCATTTATTTTGATTGACATCGTTCTTTGTCtccaaaatattttttttggtGTGATTGAACTCTTAATAATTTTACCGAAATGCTTTTAATTATTCTATAAATTTCTCAACACGTTCCTCGGAGATAAAGTTCTAAGGGAAGTCGTCAGGGAGAAGATTGTGGCTTCGATGTGGACAAAACTTGAATAGTTACATATGATCAAGTCTTTGGATTTTATGTTACATCTGAAACTACAACTCTATTCATTCTGAATGGCAGGAAACAAATCCATAGTGGAGCAGCTAATCGAATTTCATAAAATTATTGATGATTTTGAGAATATTGAGATGAAGATTGATGATAAGTATGATGTTTTACTTTTGTTGAGCTCATTACCCAGATCATTTGACCATTTTAAGGATGTCATTATTTTTTGTAATGAATGTACTATTACTTTTGATGAAATCTAGACGACTGTGAGATCCAAAGAATTTTCAAAGGTGAAATGTTTGAAGTTTGACGATAATGATGAAGGCCTGAGTATCTCAAGAGGAGTAAATGAGCGTAGATGGATGTCTAAATCAAAGAGGTTTGACAAGTCAAAAGTAAAATGCTTCACTTGTTAGAAAATCGACCACTTCATGAGGAACTATCTTTGGAAGAGGGGCAATGATGATTTTGTTCAAATTACAGTTGCCTTCAATGATGATAGTTAAGAGAGTATTGGTGCATTTATGGTGTCGGGTTTTGATACTGAAGAGTTTTAAGTCATGGACTAAGGTTGTTCTTATCACATGTGTCcaagaaaagaagattttgaGACTTTGAGTTGAAGCAATGTAGGATAGTTCTCCTTGGTGACAATAAAGTTTGCAAGGTCCATGGTATTGGTACGGTCAAACTTTAAATGTCCGATGACAGTGAGTTTCTTCTTCATAATGTGAGGTTTGTGCCAGAGCTCAAGAGAATTTTTTTTATCCATAAGCATTTTTGGTGATTTAGACTATTGAACTAGAGTTGAACATCAGGTGTTACATATTTTTTATGTTGAAATAATCATAACTAAAGGGTCTAAAATATATGGTATATATATTTTAGAAGGTTTCAATATTATTGTGCTCATCattattagaagtaattcatatttattagttgtactattttcttagcccctaagtttgttagagggtattttagtattttatcctattctagtaaccctagttttagcttataaataggatggcaatcattgtaacttttatcatgttttgtagccgtcattctcttaatagaatatttccgttcatcattcattctacctttgcaccaacaattggtatctagagctccggttcggattcattgggaaacacgggaaacacaagtgaacgtgaggtcttgtgtgtttgattttgattcttagattcgtgttgaatcttgaacaaaatctaatcagaattttaattctgtgggttgggaaacactgtgtgagaaatctgagtgtactgtgcaaggtagaaagatgaacggaaacggcaacatgaacaccaaacttccagtatttgacggtaaaaactggaatcgttggatgatccaaatgcgtgtactgttcggtgctcaagatgttctagatcttgtcactgatggttatgttccggtagtagcagatgcgacggatgaacagaaaaacgcgcagaaggaagtaaggaagaaggatcagaaagcattgttcttcattcatcaatgtgttgatgtaaatgtgtttgagaagattgcagattcaacgacaacaaaggctgcgtgggacacactggttagatgttatggtggtgacgcatcagtgaagaaggtgaagcttcagtccttgagaaagcaatatgagaatctcaacatgaagaataatgagaaagtttctgaatacatctccagagtgattctgatcactaatgagatgaaagcatgtggagaaactctttctgaagaaacaatcatggagaaggtattgagatcccttacctctcaatttgatta includes:
- the LOC127076207 gene encoding late embryogenesis abundant protein Lea5-A, whose translation is MSNIAANHLHYLRKQSYAVVAKSIRMQVAKTNVEVVKANVGNESTSVGNKDGTIFWMKDPKTGNWIPENHFGEVDAADLRNMFLPKKSQNQ